A single Brucella intermedia LMG 3301 DNA region contains:
- a CDS encoding MaoC family dehydratase — MSKPLPKYAYEDMEPGMTLPFGPRTISKEEIIEFASAFDPQPFHLDEEAGKASVLGGLAASGWHTVSLIMRLVCDAYLTDSTSQGGPGVEFTRWKRPVLAGDTLNGVTTIKDKRISRSRPAIGLVTFHHELFNQRGESVCEMQHPCMMLRRDYDAAAGDAS, encoded by the coding sequence GTGAGCAAGCCTCTGCCGAAATATGCCTACGAGGATATGGAACCGGGAATGACCCTTCCCTTTGGTCCTCGTACGATCAGCAAGGAAGAAATCATAGAATTTGCCAGCGCGTTCGATCCGCAGCCCTTCCATCTGGACGAGGAAGCGGGCAAGGCCAGCGTGCTGGGCGGGCTTGCCGCATCGGGATGGCACACCGTTTCCCTCATCATGCGGCTGGTCTGCGATGCCTATCTGACTGATTCCACCTCGCAAGGCGGTCCCGGCGTGGAATTTACGCGGTGGAAGCGTCCCGTGCTCGCAGGCGATACGCTGAACGGCGTGACGACCATCAAGGACAAGCGCATTTCCCGGTCGCGCCCGGCAATCGGGCTGGTGACGTTCCATCATGAACTGTTCAATCAGCGCGGCGAAAGCGTCTGTGAAATGCAGCATCCATGCATGATGTTGCGGCGTGACTACGATGCGGCTGCGGGAGATGCGTCATGA
- a CDS encoding MaoC family dehydratase, with amino-acid sequence MSFLEDNLGQAVIIGSYTFTAEEIIDFARKYDPQPFHLDSEAAKKSVFGGLCASGWHTTAVFMKLNVASIVKATKDALKRGETPPTFGPSPGFENLKWPKPVYAGDTITYKRVVHTIRPLASRPGWSMLTMTTNAHNQSGEEVLSFDNAAMVKLPER; translated from the coding sequence ATGAGTTTTCTGGAAGACAATCTCGGGCAGGCCGTCATCATCGGCAGCTATACGTTTACGGCCGAGGAAATCATCGATTTCGCGCGGAAATACGATCCGCAGCCGTTCCATCTCGATAGTGAAGCAGCAAAAAAGAGCGTCTTCGGCGGGCTGTGCGCTTCGGGCTGGCACACGACGGCAGTGTTCATGAAGCTCAACGTCGCCTCCATCGTGAAGGCAACGAAGGACGCCCTGAAGCGCGGCGAGACACCGCCGACATTCGGCCCCTCGCCCGGCTTTGAGAACCTGAAATGGCCGAAGCCGGTCTATGCCGGGGATACGATCACTTATAAGCGCGTGGTCCACACCATCAGGCCGCTCGCTTCCCGCCCCGGCTGGTCGATGCTGACGATGACGACGAACGCCCATAACCAGAGTGGCGAGGAAGTCCTGTCCTTCGACAATGCGGCAATGGTGAAACTGCCGGAACGGTAA
- a CDS encoding DJ-1/PfpI family protein: protein MALSFGFLVFPSIQQLDLTGPYEVFSSAEGADVHLIWKDRNPVKSSSGLTFIPTATFDDCPQLDVICIPGGGVNPLLTDDVVLDFVRQQARGARYVTSVCTGALVLGAAGLLEGRRATTHWNAMDFLEHFGAIATEARVVRDGNVITAGGVTSGIDFGLSILEEVFGQTEAETVQLTLEYAPSPPFKSGKPGEARAEVLERGRERLAASRAAREAIFSNWKRD, encoded by the coding sequence GTGGCTTTGTCGTTTGGATTTCTGGTTTTCCCGTCCATTCAGCAACTCGATCTGACAGGACCTTATGAAGTTTTTTCATCGGCGGAAGGGGCTGACGTTCACCTGATCTGGAAAGATCGGAATCCGGTCAAATCCTCCTCGGGACTCACTTTCATACCGACAGCCACTTTTGATGATTGTCCGCAACTTGATGTAATCTGCATTCCCGGCGGCGGGGTGAACCCGCTGCTGACGGATGATGTGGTGCTGGATTTCGTCAGGCAGCAAGCGCGAGGCGCACGGTATGTAACCTCTGTCTGCACCGGCGCACTAGTTCTCGGCGCAGCCGGGCTGCTTGAGGGGCGAAGGGCGACAACCCACTGGAATGCCATGGATTTTCTGGAGCACTTCGGGGCGATAGCAACCGAGGCGCGTGTTGTTCGAGACGGGAATGTCATTACGGCGGGCGGCGTAACGTCCGGTATAGATTTCGGTTTGTCCATCCTCGAAGAGGTGTTTGGGCAAACAGAAGCGGAAACTGTTCAATTGACGCTCGAATATGCTCCCTCACCGCCGTTCAAGTCAGGGAAACCCGGCGAAGCTCGCGCAGAAGTTTTGGAGCGGGGGCGTGAACGTCTCGCCGCATCCAGAGCGGCGAGGGAGGCAATTTTTTCGAACTGGAAGCGAGACTGA